The following DNA comes from Bacteroidia bacterium.
GAACAAAAATGGCTATTAGCACTGTTTTGAACTTTTGGGTGTCCTATTGATGAAGTCAGGAAAAAGACTTGCACTGAAAGTTCTCGGGATAAACTTGCGTACCAAAATGTTTTCTACAGCGGTAAATAATATTGTTCCGGCGATAGCAATTTCGATTAACCGGCTTGAAAGTTGTATGATTTCATAAACGCTTAGAATCAAGGTAATGCTGTGAGCAACTGTAAAAGCTGAAATAACAGGTAGCCACGAACGCCATTGATACCCAAAATAGTTGCCGGCCAAAACCA
Coding sequences within:
- a CDS encoding HupE/UreJ family protein, which produces MWAEFNFFLQLGFTHIADWAGRDHILFLLVLAGNYFGYQWRSWLPVISAFTVAHSITLILSVYEIIQLSSRLIEIAIAGTILFTAVENILVRKFIPRTFSASLFPDFINRTPKSSKQC